Within the Bacillus sp. FSL K6-3431 genome, the region AATGGTGCTAATTTTGCAGCCATTTGCTCTAGACTATTCCCTACTAAAAATTTGGTCATTACATAGATAGGTAGTTCTGTCATTACAATCCCTCCGTTGTGTTTTCATTTAGTTGAAGCAAGTCATTTAATCATTTAAACTGCGGGTATATTTTAACCAAATCTTCCGTTTTCGTTTGACCTGATTTACTATCACATTTAACAATAGAAGAAAATAACATCAATACCTGATGACACTCTACTCCATTATCCCTTAGATTAGTTTCCGTATTTTTCCCTATATCCTATATTCATTTCTTCAATTATTTTTTGATAGTTATCATCTGATTTTAGTTCATTCACAAATCTATCCCAGGCTTCAATTGGTTCTTTTCCCATTATCACCTTTACCTTCAGATCTTCAATTTTCTTTTCAAATTCAGTTCCATATTTATTATATGTTTCAGAGATTATACCTATCGATAGATTAGAAAGACTAACCTTCGATCTTTCATCAATGATCCCCTTATTTCTTTCAAATATTTCTTTCGGCATCCCTGTACGGTAAGCCCATAAATATGGATCACTCCTTTCAAAAATTTTACCAAAAGAAGCTTGGGCTACACTATCTTTAAGCGCTTGTTCAGTTGCGGTTTTGAATCCATTTTCATCAACTGTAAAATGAATTTCCTCAAGACCATAACATGCTAGCTCAAATCCCTCTTCAGACGCCCCATAATCCATTAGCTCAAGAATTCTTTTCATTTTGTCTTCAGGGACTGTCTTTGGAATCGCATAAACGAATGAATAGCCTTTTGATTGTCCGACATATTTTTCGCCTTCATCATTCATCAACCAGCTCAACGGCAAAAAGTCAGCTTTCGGATCAATCTTTTCTGCTTCCATCGTCGATCTATAAATTCCTTCTACGGTATCACTAGAAACACCGGCTATACCACCCTTGGCTAAATCTTCTGATTGAGATTGTTGCATTACAGCAAAGTCCTTAGGCATCAGGCCCTCATCATATACCTTTTGCAACCAAATTAAAGCATTTTTTGTACCAGGTTCTAAAGTAGCGTCTATTAACTCTCCATCAGCTAATTTCCACTTGCCATTACTATTAGTAAATGTATCGTACACCCAAGCAAAACCACGTGCAGAGTAGCCAATGGTATCGTCTTTACCATTTCCATCTGGATCATCGTTCGTAAAAGATTTCAAAACCTCAAACAAATCATCCATGCTCTCAGGTACGTCCATTTCAAGATTATCTAACCAGTCTTTTCTTACTGCGGGAAGGGATGATGCTCCTTCTAAAGGACGAACAGAAGGAATAACATAATTCTTCCCATCTACACTAGTTGCTTTCCAAGTTTGCTCAGGGTACTCCATTAAATTAGGGTAATCCTGAATATATGGTGTTAAATCCCAAAACACTCCCTTTTTGACTAGCTCTTGAAAGTTTGGGTGCGTTACATCAGGAAGTTTCATCAAGTCAGGGATGTTACCGGAAGCAAGCGTAACACTAATTTTTTCATCAAACGTATTGGGGGAAGTCCAAAGGATATCAAGCTCTGTATTTGTGCGTTTTTCGAACTCCTTTGTAATCGGGTTATCCTTCGTAGGCGGTTCAGCTGTATGGTATTCTGTTAAAATTGAAATCTTATATTTTTTCTCTTTGTCCTCACCTTCCTTACTACTTTTGTTGGAACATGCGGATAAAACTAGCATCAATGCAAGTAAGCCAATGAACAAATAAATAGGCAACTTATACAATTGAATTTGTGATTTCATCTCCAAAATTTTGACCTCCCTATTTTGATTTGAAATGTCACATTCTTACTTTACCATTACTTCTTCGTATTTAATTCCTATTTATCACCTCTAAAAATGCATAATAAAAATATTGGATATTGTAATTCCTTGTTATATCTAGTAACACTGGGTTCCCTGAAAAAGTCTAAACTGCTCATTAATAGACATAAACCTTATCCTTTCACAGAACCAAGCATGACCCCTTTCGCAAAATGTTTTTGTAAGAAGGGATAAACAAATAATATTGGTAGAGTAGCTATAACAACAGCTGCCATTTTTAATGTTTGAGTAGGGATATTCTGCTCACTTAACATTTCAACAGCATTTGATCCACCACCACTTGCGGTCGATGATTCAATTAACATATTCCTCAACAACACTTGTAATGGCCATTTTCCTGGATCGTTGATGTATAATACGGCATGGAAAAATGTATTCCAGTACGAAACCGCATAAAACAGACCAAATGCAGCCATTGCTGGTAGAGCTAAAGGGATCATAATCCTAAAGAAAACACCAAGGTCATTACACCCATCCATCAAAGCAGATTCTTCAAGTTCGAGAGGAATGTTATCAAAAAAACTTTTCATTAAAATGACATACCAGCCACTTGTAAGCACCGGTAATATTAAGGACCAAATACTATCGAGTAATCCTAAATCACGAACGAGTAAATAAGGTGGAATCATCCCCGGACTGAACAAAATTGTAAATAAAATTAATATCATAATAACCTTACGCCCTATAATCCTCTTTCGGGATAACGCATAAGCCATAGCAGATGTAAGTATTAAACTTAAGGCTGTTCCAACAACCGAAAGAAAGGTGCTTACACCTAATGCACTTAAAAAGCTACCTGATGATAACAGGTATTGATAAGCAGCAGTAGACCATCTCTCTGGAAATAAAATGAAACCTTGTTTTTGTACATATTCTAACGGATCAGTAAAAGAGACAACAAAGACATAATAGATAGGAAATAAAGTCGCTATTCCAATAATGGCCAATAAGCCTATGATAAAAATATCTAGTGAATGTTCTTTTAATCTAGCATTCATTCATCTTCACCTCTGTATAAATTTATCTTAATAGACCCCTTCTTCTCCAAACCTTTTAGCCATACTATTAGCGGCGACTACTAAAATTAAACCAACGATGGATTTAAATAATCCAATAGCGGTGCTATAACTAAACTGACCACCTATAATACCGATTCGGTACGTATACGTATCAAATACATCAGCCACTTCTGAAACAGCTCCGTTCATCATAAGAAATACTTGTTCAAAACCGACATCCATTATATTACCGAGTCTTAAGATGAACAATATAATTATGACACCCCTAATTGCTGGTAGTGTAATATGCCAGGCTTGCCTTAATCGAGATGCGCCATCGATTTTAGCCGCTTCATACAGTTCTGAGTTAACTCCAGCGATAGCTGCCAAGAATATGATCGTTCCCCATCCTGCATCTTTCCAAATACTTTGTGCCGTCAATAAATACCAGAAAGTACTAGAGTTTGTCAAAAAATCATATTCACTTAATCCTATGATTACAAACAAATTATTTACTATTCCCGTCTGTGACAAAAGTAAGAAACTAATACCGGCTATAATGACCCATGATAGAAAATGAGGAAGGTATATTACCGATTGAATAACCCTTTTATAACTATTACTTCGAAGTTCATTTAAGAGTAGAGCGAGTATAACAGGCATTGGAAAAAAGAATGTGAGATTTAATAAATTAATCATCATTGTATTTCGAAATAACATATAAAAGTCGTCCGTTGTGAAGAAACGTTTAAAATGGTCCAATCCTACCCAGGCGCTACCAAGCACACCATCGTAAGGGGAATAATCCTGAAAGGAAATGATAATTCCCCACATCGGTATGTATTTAAACAAGATAAAGAAAATCAGACCTGGTGCTAGCAACAAGTATAGATACCTATCTCGTTTAAACTTTGGCCAAAAACTAGAAGAACGAGTCTGCTCTTTTGTCTTTATCTTTTCTACCTGGTAACTAGCCTTAGTTTTCAACTTTTACTCCCCCTCTATTATTTAATTAAATTTTTAAAGTGATTACTAGATTACCTTCGCCGCCTTTAATATCATTCTTCTACGGTGCTTATAGCAACTGTGGACCATCTACCTTTAAAAGATTTTTTTCTTGGCCAAAAAGGTTTTACTAGATAACCATTTCTTAGGGATATCCTCCTACTTTTTACGTGTTCCCAGATATAATAAAACGCTATCATTTTTTTATAAAACGGTAATCGATTATCTCACGCCAATACCTTCCACATTTCTTCATTTACAACATATTTAGTAGATCCGCCATTAAAGTCGGTAATAATATCTTTAACAACTTCCTCCATCAAAGCCAAGTGGCCTTCTTTCGTATCGCCGGCTATGTGTGGTGATAGTAAAACATTATCTAAAAAGCGTAGAGGATGATCGATACTTAATGGTTCTTTAGAAAATACATCAAGCGCCGCTAAAAATCGGCCAGTCTTTAAATTTTCAACTAAGGCCTGCTCATCAAGCACAGTTCCTCGAGATGAGTTAATAAATATCGCTCCATTAGGAATAAGACGTAGTAAATCCCGATTTAGCATATTTTCAGTTGCAGGTAATGCTGGTGCATGTACAGAAATGATGTGACATTGCATAACCTCTTCTAGCGATGCCTTTTCAACACCCAAACGATTTGACGCTTCATCACTAAGGTACGGATCAAATAGAAGAATTTTCACATCGAATGGAGCAAGAAGCTTAATAAATGCTCTAGCTGTTGAACTAGCCGATACAATCCCTACAGTTGCACCTGTTAATTCACGTCCCCTTAAACCAATCTTCCATTCCCCTTGACGGATAGCAGCATCGAACCTCGGCAATTGTCTAATTAACGTCAGCAAAGCGGTGAGACAATATTCGCCAACAGAATGAGCAATACGAGGCGCTGCGGAAAACACTTTAATATTTCGTTCAAAGACAGCCTGCGGTACACGTCCCTTTACTGTTCCGGCAGCATGAGCGATCACACGTAGGTGTGGAGCTATATCCAACATTTCGTCTGTTATTTTTGGCGAGCCCCAACTCGTTAGAACAACTTCTGCGTCATTTATGATTTCGTAAAGTTCTA harbors:
- a CDS encoding carbohydrate ABC transporter permease: MNARLKEHSLDIFIIGLLAIIGIATLFPIYYVFVVSFTDPLEYVQKQGFILFPERWSTAAYQYLLSSGSFLSALGVSTFLSVVGTALSLILTSAMAYALSRKRIIGRKVIMILILFTILFSPGMIPPYLLVRDLGLLDSIWSLILPVLTSGWYVILMKSFFDNIPLELEESALMDGCNDLGVFFRIMIPLALPAMAAFGLFYAVSYWNTFFHAVLYINDPGKWPLQVLLRNMLIESSTASGGGSNAVEMLSEQNIPTQTLKMAAVVIATLPILFVYPFLQKHFAKGVMLGSVKG
- a CDS encoding ABC transporter permease, producing the protein MKTKEQTRSSSFWPKFKRDRYLYLLLAPGLIFFILFKYIPMWGIIISFQDYSPYDGVLGSAWVGLDHFKRFFTTDDFYMLFRNTMMINLLNLTFFFPMPVILALLLNELRSNSYKRVIQSVIYLPHFLSWVIIAGISFLLLSQTGIVNNLFVIIGLSEYDFLTNSSTFWYLLTAQSIWKDAGWGTIIFLAAIAGVNSELYEAAKIDGASRLRQAWHITLPAIRGVIIILFILRLGNIMDVGFEQVFLMMNGAVSEVADVFDTYTYRIGIIGGQFSYSTAIGLFKSIVGLILVVAANSMAKRFGEEGVY
- a CDS encoding hydroxyacid dehydrogenase, translating into MKLKTIVLPAKDRLDDVCSKECYRLLNKHFDPVWNDLGREYTEVELYEIINDAEVVLTSWGSPKITDEMLDIAPHLRVIAHAAGTVKGRVPQAVFERNIKVFSAAPRIAHSVGEYCLTALLTLIRQLPRFDAAIRQGEWKIGLRGRELTGATVGIVSASSTARAFIKLLAPFDVKILLFDPYLSDEASNRLGVEKASLEEVMQCHIISVHAPALPATENMLNRDLLRLIPNGAIFINSSRGTVLDEQALVENLKTGRFLAALDVFSKEPLSIDHPLRFLDNVLLSPHIAGDTKEGHLALMEEVVKDIITDFNGGSTKYVVNEEMWKVLA
- a CDS encoding extracellular solute-binding protein, encoding MKSQIQLYKLPIYLFIGLLALMLVLSACSNKSSKEGEDKEKKYKISILTEYHTAEPPTKDNPITKEFEKRTNTELDILWTSPNTFDEKISVTLASGNIPDLMKLPDVTHPNFQELVKKGVFWDLTPYIQDYPNLMEYPEQTWKATSVDGKNYVIPSVRPLEGASSLPAVRKDWLDNLEMDVPESMDDLFEVLKSFTNDDPDGNGKDDTIGYSARGFAWVYDTFTNSNGKWKLADGELIDATLEPGTKNALIWLQKVYDEGLMPKDFAVMQQSQSEDLAKGGIAGVSSDTVEGIYRSTMEAEKIDPKADFLPLSWLMNDEGEKYVGQSKGYSFVYAIPKTVPEDKMKRILELMDYGASEEGFELACYGLEEIHFTVDENGFKTATEQALKDSVAQASFGKIFERSDPYLWAYRTGMPKEIFERNKGIIDERSKVSLSNLSIGIISETYNKYGTEFEKKIEDLKVKVIMGKEPIEAWDRFVNELKSDDNYQKIIEEMNIGYREKYGN